The Novipirellula galeiformis genome contains a region encoding:
- a CDS encoding discoidin domain-containing protein, with protein sequence MMKMSRRDRTLPIVAVLLSLIGLVGEVSGQRSPTPAPLQISGVYPHLTMHNQENECGTGAVVPWQGELWAITYAPHRPAGSTDKLYQITPDLQQKIVAASVGGTPANRMIHRESNQLLIGPYLIDDQKKIRVIPPTSMYGRLTGNARHLVAPANKVYYATMEEGLYSVDVNTLEVECHIRDGNGGAPKLGLVSELPGYHGKGLYSGQGRVVYSNNGQAGPEAQADPTVASGALGQWFGEGDWELVRRNQFTEVTGPAGIMGSENPQTDPIWTLGWDARSLVLGLLEEGVWRYYRLPKASHSYDGAHGWNTEWPRIREIGETDLLATMHGTFWRFPAGFSRSNSAGISPRSNYLKVVGDFCRWQDRIVLGCDDSANSEFLNTRSFKAKHAAAVQSNSNLWFVDPSRLDQLGPAIGRGNVWLREDTKPSQISDPYLFSGYDYRQLHLRHGSDHSVSFQLEVDRQGNDHWESLRTITVPPGQAVSHLFTAEESGAWIRLVSVAAARGVTANFQYRNRDQRNSQNDAQFAGIATPTTAPASYGLMRSLAYDKLGIAASADSSGDDVAYYEMNQAMEIVPVANPDAARTLVAAVQQPRGSITVDEASVVVIEAGERYRIPKRDGYELPAAPAPKAGKSLAEYMPESLAKNATVTVSSTLQGYAADRAVDGIVSDESRWISEASGNHWIELDLKSPKTFQSIWVVTGWLNNPQYVTANFDVQFHDGQDWKTIPGGEIRENRLIEREIALQSPITAQRVRIVAKTSGFMRVYEVALFDRKLDITQPPNGFGIARVCREVATERDLLNLHGTFYELPARNAQGLAKMRPIATHGLSIHDFCSHNGLLLFTGIDGNTRSKNIFRSADGRVAVWAGVVDDLWKLGKPRGVGGPWKNTAVKRDQPSDRYLMTAYDRKRVAMLAHTDTTIRIEVDVDGTGMWMPYQAFALKANEPIEHDFPEGFSAYWVRAISDTDTTASVTFTYE encoded by the coding sequence ACCGCTTCAAATCTCCGGCGTGTATCCGCATTTGACGATGCACAACCAGGAAAACGAGTGCGGAACGGGCGCGGTCGTGCCATGGCAGGGAGAGCTTTGGGCGATCACGTACGCACCCCACCGACCGGCGGGATCGACCGACAAGCTCTATCAAATCACCCCCGATTTACAGCAGAAAATCGTTGCCGCCAGCGTTGGTGGAACGCCTGCCAATCGCATGATCCATCGCGAGTCGAATCAGCTGCTGATTGGCCCCTACCTCATCGACGATCAAAAAAAAATCCGCGTCATTCCGCCGACCTCGATGTACGGACGATTGACGGGCAACGCACGCCACTTGGTTGCCCCCGCGAACAAGGTTTATTACGCCACGATGGAAGAAGGACTGTATTCGGTCGACGTCAACACATTGGAGGTTGAATGCCACATCCGTGACGGCAACGGCGGCGCTCCGAAACTCGGGCTCGTGAGCGAATTGCCGGGCTATCACGGCAAAGGGTTGTATTCGGGTCAAGGTCGCGTCGTTTACAGCAACAATGGGCAAGCGGGGCCTGAGGCGCAAGCCGACCCCACGGTTGCCTCCGGAGCGTTGGGGCAATGGTTCGGCGAAGGCGATTGGGAATTGGTTCGCCGCAACCAGTTCACCGAAGTCACGGGCCCCGCAGGCATCATGGGCAGCGAAAATCCGCAAACCGACCCGATTTGGACGCTCGGTTGGGACGCCCGTTCGCTTGTCCTTGGTTTGTTGGAAGAGGGCGTTTGGCGATACTACCGTTTGCCCAAAGCGAGCCACAGCTACGACGGAGCGCATGGTTGGAATACCGAATGGCCGCGCATCCGCGAGATTGGCGAGACCGATTTGTTGGCGACGATGCACGGCACCTTTTGGCGATTTCCCGCTGGGTTTTCGCGATCCAATTCCGCAGGCATCTCACCGCGTTCGAATTACTTGAAGGTCGTCGGCGACTTCTGCCGTTGGCAAGATCGGATCGTGCTGGGGTGCGATGACTCGGCGAACTCCGAATTCCTCAATACGCGTTCCTTCAAAGCCAAGCACGCCGCGGCGGTACAGTCCAATTCCAATCTGTGGTTCGTGGATCCGAGTCGCCTCGATCAACTTGGCCCCGCAATCGGACGCGGCAATGTTTGGTTGCGTGAGGACACCAAGCCAAGTCAGATCAGCGACCCTTATCTGTTTTCCGGCTACGACTATCGACAATTACACCTCCGCCACGGATCCGACCACAGCGTGAGCTTCCAACTCGAAGTCGACCGTCAAGGAAACGACCATTGGGAATCCCTGCGCACGATCACGGTGCCACCGGGTCAAGCGGTGTCGCATCTGTTTACCGCCGAGGAGTCGGGGGCCTGGATCCGCTTGGTCAGCGTTGCAGCTGCCCGCGGAGTGACAGCGAATTTCCAGTATCGCAATCGTGATCAACGCAACTCGCAAAACGACGCCCAATTCGCCGGAATCGCCACTCCCACTACGGCTCCGGCCAGCTACGGGCTGATGCGTAGTCTCGCGTATGACAAGCTTGGCATTGCCGCATCGGCGGATTCCAGCGGAGACGACGTCGCCTATTATGAAATGAATCAAGCGATGGAAATTGTTCCCGTTGCCAACCCCGATGCAGCGAGAACACTGGTTGCCGCCGTCCAGCAACCTCGCGGATCGATCACGGTAGACGAAGCCTCCGTGGTTGTGATCGAAGCAGGCGAACGCTACCGAATCCCTAAACGAGATGGCTATGAACTCCCGGCCGCACCCGCCCCAAAAGCGGGCAAGTCCTTGGCCGAATACATGCCGGAAAGCCTTGCAAAAAACGCGACGGTGACGGTCAGCTCGACGTTGCAAGGCTATGCGGCTGATCGTGCGGTCGATGGGATTGTGTCGGACGAGTCACGTTGGATCAGCGAGGCCTCGGGCAACCACTGGATCGAACTCGATCTGAAGTCGCCCAAAACATTCCAAAGCATTTGGGTCGTCACGGGCTGGTTAAACAATCCACAGTATGTCACCGCCAACTTTGATGTCCAATTTCACGACGGCCAAGATTGGAAAACGATTCCGGGGGGCGAGATTCGCGAGAACCGGTTGATTGAACGGGAGATCGCGTTGCAGTCACCGATCACCGCCCAACGGGTACGAATCGTTGCGAAGACAAGCGGTTTCATGCGTGTCTACGAAGTCGCGTTGTTTGATCGAAAATTGGACATCACGCAACCTCCGAATGGGTTTGGGATCGCGCGGGTTTGTCGCGAAGTGGCAACCGAACGTGACTTATTGAATTTGCATGGCACGTTTTATGAACTGCCCGCTCGAAACGCTCAGGGGCTAGCCAAAATGCGCCCCATCGCAACTCACGGATTGAGCATTCACGATTTTTGCTCTCACAACGGTTTGTTGTTGTTCACGGGGATAGATGGCAACACCCGCAGCAAAAACATCTTCCGCAGTGCCGATGGACGTGTCGCCGTCTGGGCAGGTGTCGTTGATGATCTTTGGAAACTTGGCAAACCACGCGGCGTCGGCGGACCGTGGAAGAACACGGCGGTGAAGCGTGATCAGCCCTCCGATCGGTACCTGATGACCGCCTACGATCGAAAGCGAGTTGCGATGCTCGCCCACACCGACACGACGATTCGCATCGAGGTCGACGTCGATGGCACCGGCATGTGGATGCCCTATCAAGCGTTCGCGTTGAAGGCGAACGAGCCCATCGAGCACGATTTCCCAGAGGGCTTCAGCGCCTATTGGGTGCGAGCGATCAGCGATACCGATACGACGGCATCGGTGACGTTCACGTACGAGTAG